Proteins from a genomic interval of Beijerinckia indica subsp. indica ATCC 9039:
- a CDS encoding ABC transporter permease produces the protein MLARFVSLAFLDRKSLPNPYDFAAFILLLAAFVAVAYGSSGLTLPLSAPEATHISLDYGALPYYALRTTLRMFAAIAASLVFTFTYATLAAKSQRAALVLIPLLDILQSVPILGFLSFTVTFFLHLFPGSTLGVECAAVFAIFTSQAWNMAFSFYQSLRSLPRDLVEVANGFHLSPWQKFWQLETPYAMPALIWNTMMSMSGGWFFVVASEAISVGDTTVKLPGIGSYLAQAIEMRRIDAVIAAVAAMAIVILLYDQLLFRPLVVFAGKFRVELSASQTKESSWVADLFNRTRWLRALMSMPVQTLSSIALWRLELPFWRAQAIDKQAHSSRVLDLLWITLIAFLSLWALRFVIVFVGQTLTFADIQESLILTFFTMLRVVLLMALATLVWVPIGVFIGLRPALAEKIQPLAQFLAAFPANVVFPIVVVVIVRFGLNPDIWLSFLIIFGTQWYILFNVIAGTMAFPNDLKEAASSFGIKGWNWWTSVILPGIFPFYVTGALTASGGSWNAAIVAESVKWGDVSIEAHGIGAYIADATAKGDYPRIVLGVTVMSIVVILFNRLVWRPLFGLAERRLRLD, from the coding sequence ATGTTGGCCCGGTTCGTCTCCCTCGCCTTTCTCGATCGCAAAAGTCTGCCAAATCCCTATGATTTTGCCGCCTTCATCCTGCTGCTCGCCGCTTTCGTCGCGGTGGCCTATGGTTCCTCGGGCCTGACACTGCCCCTCAGCGCCCCCGAGGCCACGCACATATCCCTCGATTATGGCGCCCTGCCCTATTATGCGCTGCGCACGACCTTGCGCATGTTCGCCGCCATCGCCGCCTCGCTGGTTTTCACGTTCACTTATGCGACCCTTGCCGCCAAGAGCCAGCGGGCCGCACTCGTGCTCATCCCGCTGCTCGATATTTTGCAATCGGTGCCGATCCTCGGCTTTCTTTCCTTTACCGTCACCTTCTTCCTGCATCTTTTTCCGGGCTCCACACTCGGAGTCGAATGCGCCGCGGTTTTTGCGATTTTCACCTCTCAGGCCTGGAATATGGCCTTTTCCTTCTATCAATCCTTGCGCAGCCTGCCGCGTGATCTCGTCGAGGTGGCCAACGGTTTCCATCTTTCGCCCTGGCAGAAATTCTGGCAGCTCGAGACACCCTATGCCATGCCGGCTTTGATCTGGAACACGATGATGTCCATGTCGGGCGGCTGGTTTTTCGTCGTCGCCTCGGAGGCAATCTCGGTCGGGGACACGACGGTCAAACTCCCTGGCATCGGCTCCTATCTCGCTCAGGCGATCGAAATGCGCCGCATTGACGCTGTCATCGCGGCGGTCGCGGCGATGGCAATCGTCATCCTGCTTTATGATCAGCTTCTGTTCCGCCCCCTCGTCGTGTTTGCTGGCAAGTTTCGCGTTGAGCTTTCCGCGAGCCAGACGAAGGAGAGTTCCTGGGTCGCCGATCTGTTCAATCGTACGCGTTGGTTGCGTGCTCTCATGAGCATGCCGGTTCAGACGCTCTCGAGCATTGCGCTCTGGCGTCTTGAACTCCCGTTCTGGCGGGCGCAGGCCATAGACAAACAGGCCCATTCGAGCCGGGTTCTCGATCTCTTGTGGATCACCCTCATTGCTTTTCTCTCTCTGTGGGCCTTGCGCTTCGTCATTGTCTTCGTCGGCCAGACTCTGACGTTCGCGGATATTCAAGAGAGTCTCATTCTCACCTTTTTCACCATGCTTCGCGTGGTGCTTCTCATGGCTCTGGCGACATTGGTCTGGGTGCCGATCGGCGTATTCATCGGCTTGCGTCCGGCACTCGCGGAAAAGATCCAGCCGCTGGCACAATTCCTGGCGGCCTTTCCGGCCAATGTGGTCTTCCCCATCGTCGTCGTCGTGATTGTGCGGTTCGGCCTTAACCCCGATATCTGGTTGAGCTTCCTGATTATTTTCGGCACGCAATGGTATATTCTTTTCAATGTCATTGCGGGCACCATGGCTTTTCCGAACGATCTCAAGGAAGCCGCCTCCTCCTTCGGCATCAAGGGGTGGAACTGGTGGACGTCCGTCATCCTGCCCGGCATTTTTCCCTTTTATGTCACGGGTGCTCTGACGGCCTCTGGCGGCTCATGGAATGCCGCGATCGTCGCTGAATCCGTGAAATGGGGCGATGTCAGCATCGAAGCGCATGGGATCGGCGCCTATATTGCCGATGCAACCGCCAAGGGCGATTATCCGCGCATCGTGCTGGGCGTCACCGTCATGTCGATCGTCGTCATATTGTTTAATCGGCTCGTGTGGCGGCCCTTGTTCGGCCTCGCGGAGCGGCGGCTCAGATTGGATTAA
- a CDS encoding cytochrome-c peroxidase → MTRATAYQQARQLSEIGRQMFSDPRLSGSGKLSCASCHDPQNAFSPSNDLAVQMGGKTLDRAAFRAAPTLTYKQVTPPSTEHYYESDEEADGSIDNGPTGGLTWDGRVDRRSDQALIPLLSPLEMANEDRAALSDTIEKIYGQALRAVAGGLVSQDKQWPLEAAMKALDAFQQEGALFYPFSSKYDAFLRGKAELSEQEKHGLEIFTAEDKGNCASCHVSAPSKTGTPPFFTDYGLIAIGVPRNRDIAQNQDPAFFDLGLCGPERQDFRDRPDYCGLFKTPTLRNVARRKVFFHNGVVKSLREAVAFYFERDTKPEKYYPHGADGTIAKYDDLPAAYHDNVNNEPPFGKQAGDPSTVSEADIDAVVAFLKTLDDGFSSQEPAAVKYP, encoded by the coding sequence ATGACCAGAGCGACGGCCTATCAACAGGCGAGGCAATTGTCGGAGATCGGCCGGCAGATGTTTTCCGATCCCAGACTGTCGGGCTCGGGTAAATTGTCCTGCGCTTCCTGCCATGATCCCCAGAATGCTTTTTCGCCCTCCAATGACCTTGCTGTGCAAATGGGCGGCAAAACCCTCGATCGAGCCGCGTTTCGCGCGGCTCCGACGCTCACCTATAAACAGGTGACCCCGCCGTCCACGGAACATTATTATGAATCCGACGAGGAAGCTGACGGCAGCATAGACAATGGTCCAACGGGCGGCTTGACCTGGGATGGCCGCGTGGATCGGCGCTCGGACCAAGCCTTGATCCCTCTTTTATCGCCGCTTGAAATGGCGAATGAAGATCGTGCGGCGCTGTCCGATACGATCGAAAAAATTTACGGGCAAGCCTTGCGCGCTGTGGCAGGCGGATTGGTGTCGCAAGACAAGCAATGGCCCCTCGAAGCGGCGATGAAGGCGCTTGACGCCTTTCAGCAGGAGGGCGCGCTCTTCTATCCCTTCTCAAGCAAATATGATGCTTTTCTGCGCGGCAAGGCGGAATTGAGCGAGCAGGAAAAACACGGGCTCGAAATTTTCACGGCAGAGGACAAGGGTAATTGCGCAAGCTGCCATGTCAGCGCGCCGAGCAAGACGGGCACCCCGCCCTTCTTCACTGATTATGGGTTGATTGCGATCGGCGTGCCGCGCAATCGCGACATAGCGCAAAATCAAGATCCGGCTTTTTTCGATCTCGGTCTTTGTGGTCCCGAGCGACAGGATTTCCGTGACAGGCCGGATTATTGCGGCCTGTTCAAGACGCCGACCCTCCGCAATGTCGCCCGCAGAAAAGTCTTCTTCCACAATGGTGTCGTGAAGAGCTTGCGCGAGGCCGTCGCCTTCTATTTCGAACGCGATACGAAGCCGGAGAAATATTATCCCCACGGCGCCGATGGAACGATTGCCAAATATGACGATCTGCCCGCTGCTTACCATGACAATGTCAATAATGAGCCCCCCTTTGGTAAACAGGCCGGAGACCCTTCGACGGTCTCGGAAGCCGACATTGATGCGGTGGTCGCCTTTCTCAAAACCCTGGACGATGGCTTCTCGAGCCAGGAACCCGCTGCGGTGAAGTATCCGTAA
- a CDS encoding DUF983 domain-containing protein: protein MSEDRDWPALSPISTGIRGRCPRCGKGHLFRGFLKLRKSCEVCGLDYSFADPADGPAFFVICFACVPSAILAVWIEVEYQAPYWVHLFTTLPFLLATCIPPLRPLKGWLVASQYFYKAEEGHLAKSTAKGPSLNGGV, encoded by the coding sequence ATGTCTGAAGATCGTGACTGGCCGGCGCTTTCGCCGATTTCGACTGGCATCAGGGGGCGCTGTCCTCGCTGTGGCAAGGGCCATTTGTTTCGCGGCTTTCTAAAGCTTCGCAAGAGCTGCGAAGTGTGCGGCCTCGATTATTCCTTCGCTGATCCGGCCGATGGTCCCGCTTTTTTCGTGATCTGTTTCGCCTGCGTACCTAGCGCCATTTTGGCGGTGTGGATCGAGGTGGAATATCAGGCCCCCTATTGGGTGCATCTGTTCACGACGCTCCCCTTTCTGCTCGCGACCTGCATTCCACCGCTTCGGCCTTTGAAAGGCTGGCTCGTGGCAAGCCAATATTTTTATAAGGCGGAGGAGGGACATTTGGCCAAGTCCACCGCGAAAGGTCCAAGTTTAAACGGCGGCGTGTGA
- a CDS encoding GNAT family N-acetyltransferase: MPTNALVDGLVLRDCDENDIPAITAIYSHHVLNGFGTFEIVPPGEAEMKIRRRVMSTNRYPYIVAEFERKVVGFAYVNSYRQRPAYSKTVEDSIYIRDGLQGQGIGQRLLSRLLAETAGAGFRQVVAVIGDSENHASIRLHEKLGFQHAGTLKTVGWKNGRWLDTVLMQLPLGDGASTPL; encoded by the coding sequence TTGCCCACCAATGCACTCGTCGATGGCCTCGTTCTGCGTGATTGCGATGAGAACGATATTCCCGCCATTACAGCAATCTATAGCCATCATGTGCTCAATGGCTTTGGCACTTTCGAGATCGTACCGCCCGGCGAGGCGGAGATGAAGATCCGCCGCAGGGTCATGTCCACCAATCGCTATCCCTATATCGTCGCCGAATTCGAGCGGAAGGTCGTGGGCTTTGCCTATGTCAACAGCTACCGACAAAGGCCCGCTTATTCAAAGACCGTTGAGGATTCCATCTATATTCGCGATGGCCTGCAAGGGCAGGGCATTGGACAGCGCCTACTGTCCCGTCTGCTTGCAGAGACGGCTGGAGCGGGTTTTCGTCAAGTCGTCGCGGTCATCGGCGATTCCGAAAATCACGCCTCGATCCGGCTACACGAGAAGCTCGGCTTCCAGCATGCCGGCACGCTCAAGACGGTAGGCTGGAAAAACGGCCGCTGGCTTGACACGGTCCTTATGCAATTACCGCTCGGCGATGGAGCCAGTACCCCGCTGTAA
- a CDS encoding glycoside hydrolase family 25 protein has translation MSMTLSRSSSLLAACTALLGLGLAGCGGRVTAIDPYPHASDYEISGIDVSKYQGEIDWRAVQASGVRFAWIKATEGGDHLDEKFFQNWMASKAAGVPRGAYHFAYWCRPGHEQAAWFLKNVPYDPDALPPVLDVEWNGNSRTCPKKIPREVALAQMHMILTAMERAYGKRPVIYTSVDFHRDVMQNEFNDYPIWVRSVKYYPTVKYGNRRWHFWQHTAEGHVPGIRGFVDRNAFNGNAREWQAWLQPSGRREEKPAPAPVTTTASIPAPPAPAQSSPQAAALVPASTPVSTPQTNLAPTINTASTSSPLLPAAAIPTATGAPQPETARSVAMSQP, from the coding sequence ATGTCGATGACCCTTTCGCGTTCCTCATCCCTTCTTGCGGCATGCACCGCGCTTCTCGGCCTCGGTCTTGCCGGTTGTGGCGGACGTGTGACGGCAATCGATCCTTATCCGCATGCCAGCGATTATGAGATTTCCGGGATCGACGTGTCCAAATATCAGGGCGAAATCGATTGGCGGGCGGTTCAAGCGAGCGGTGTGCGCTTCGCCTGGATCAAGGCGACTGAAGGTGGCGATCATCTCGACGAGAAATTCTTCCAGAACTGGATGGCTTCAAAAGCGGCCGGTGTGCCTCGGGGCGCCTATCATTTCGCCTATTGGTGCCGCCCGGGCCACGAGCAGGCCGCCTGGTTCCTGAAAAATGTTCCCTATGATCCAGACGCATTGCCGCCCGTGCTCGACGTCGAATGGAACGGCAATTCCAGGACCTGCCCAAAGAAGATCCCGCGTGAGGTCGCACTCGCCCAGATGCATATGATCCTGACCGCCATGGAACGCGCCTATGGCAAGCGGCCGGTCATCTATACATCCGTCGATTTCCACCGCGACGTGATGCAGAATGAATTCAACGATTATCCGATCTGGGTGCGCAGCGTAAAATATTACCCGACGGTCAAATATGGCAACCGCCGTTGGCATTTCTGGCAACATACGGCGGAAGGTCATGTTCCCGGAATTCGCGGCTTCGTCGATCGCAATGCCTTCAACGGCAATGCGCGGGAATGGCAAGCCTGGCTCCAACCCTCGGGCAGGCGGGAAGAAAAACCGGCGCCAGCACCTGTGACGACAACCGCTTCCATTCCGGCACCTCCGGCCCCTGCGCAGAGCAGCCCCCAAGCGGCGGCTCTGGTTCCTGCGTCAACACCCGTTTCCACACCTCAGACGAACCTAGCGCCCACGATCAACACGGCAAGCACCAGCTCTCCTTTGCTTCCCGCAGCCGCCATTCCCACTGCGACAGGAGCGCCCCAGCCCGAGACCGCGCGCTCGGTTGCCATGAGCCAACCTTAA
- the nifK gene encoding nitrogenase molybdenum-iron protein subunit beta: MPQNAQSVLDHFDLFKQPEYREMFANKKKYFENAVAEVEVDRIREWMKTPEYQEKNFAREALTVNPAKACQPLGAVFCSSGFMGALSFVHGSQGCVAYYRSHLSRHFKEPCSCVSSSMTEDAAVFGGLTNMIDGLANTYNLYRPAMISVSTTCMAEVIGDDLNAFIKTAREKGSIPMDFDVPFAHTPAFVGSHVTGYDNMLKGILDYFWEGKAGMAEKPVREPNERINFIGGFDPYTVGNLRELKRILDLWDLDYTILSDNSEVWDTPTDGTFRMFDGGTSAEETTAALNSKATISLQEYSTQKTLPYIAAHGQETVALNCPLGVQATDKLLLEIARLTGKPVPDVMRKERGRLLDAIADSFAHIHGKKFAIYGDPDLCLGMTAFLLELGAEPVHVLSTNGGNEWAEKVKAVFASSPYGANCHVYPNRDLWHMRSLLFTEPVDFLIGNTYGKYLERDTGTPLIRVGFPIFDRHHHHRFPIYGYQGGLHLLRYMLDAIFNMIDQTTNVPAHSDYSFDIIR, translated from the coding sequence ATGCCGCAAAACGCCCAATCGGTTCTCGACCATTTCGATCTCTTCAAGCAGCCCGAATATCGGGAAATGTTTGCCAATAAGAAGAAATACTTTGAAAACGCGGTCGCCGAGGTTGAAGTGGACCGTATCCGCGAATGGATGAAGACGCCGGAATATCAGGAGAAGAATTTTGCTCGCGAGGCCCTGACGGTCAATCCGGCCAAGGCCTGTCAGCCGCTCGGCGCTGTCTTCTGCAGCAGCGGATTCATGGGCGCACTCTCGTTTGTGCATGGATCGCAAGGCTGCGTCGCCTATTACCGCAGCCATCTGTCGCGGCATTTCAAGGAGCCCTGCTCCTGTGTCTCTTCCTCGATGACCGAGGATGCAGCGGTGTTCGGCGGTCTCACCAATATGATCGATGGTCTCGCCAATACCTATAATCTCTATCGCCCGGCAATGATCTCGGTCTCGACCACCTGCATGGCCGAGGTGATCGGCGACGATCTCAACGCCTTCATCAAAACGGCGCGAGAGAAGGGTTCGATCCCGATGGACTTCGATGTCCCCTTCGCGCATACACCGGCCTTCGTTGGCAGTCATGTCACCGGCTATGACAATATGCTGAAGGGCATTCTCGATTATTTCTGGGAAGGCAAGGCCGGCATGGCGGAAAAGCCCGTGCGCGAGCCAAATGAACGGATCAATTTCATTGGCGGTTTCGATCCCTATACGGTTGGCAATCTGCGCGAATTGAAACGCATTCTCGATCTTTGGGATCTTGATTACACGATCCTGTCCGACAATAGCGAAGTGTGGGATACACCGACCGACGGCACGTTCCGCATGTTCGACGGCGGTACCAGCGCCGAGGAAACCACGGCGGCGCTTAATTCCAAGGCGACCATCTCACTGCAGGAATATTCCACGCAGAAAACCTTGCCCTACATTGCCGCGCATGGGCAGGAAACAGTCGCGCTGAATTGCCCGCTCGGCGTGCAGGCGACCGACAAGCTCCTTCTGGAAATCGCCCGTCTGACCGGCAAGCCAGTTCCGGACGTCATGCGCAAGGAGCGTGGCCGTCTTCTCGATGCGATCGCCGATTCCTTCGCCCATATCCATGGTAAGAAATTCGCCATTTATGGCGACCCCGATCTTTGCCTCGGCATGACGGCTTTCCTGCTGGAGCTCGGGGCGGAGCCGGTGCATGTGCTTTCGACCAATGGCGGCAATGAATGGGCCGAAAAGGTCAAAGCTGTCTTCGCGTCTTCGCCTTACGGCGCCAATTGCCATGTCTATCCCAATCGCGACCTCTGGCACATGCGTTCCCTGCTCTTCACCGAGCCGGTCGATTTCCTGATTGGCAACACTTACGGCAAATATCTCGAACGAGACACGGGTACACCTCTGATCCGTGTCGGCTTCCCGATCTTCGACCGCCATCACCATCACCGCTTCCCGATTTATGGTTATCAGGGCGGCTTGCATCTCCTGCGCTACATGCTCGACGCGATCTTCAATATGATCGACCAGACAACCAATGTGCCGGCGCATAGCGATTACAGTTTCGATATCATTCGCTGA
- a CDS encoding patatin-like phospholipase family protein: MTSADHPDTPIKKRPVALALQGGGSHGAFTWGVLDRLLEEPWLEIEGISGTSAGAMNAAILADGWIKGGAQGAREALDNYWSRVAKAAAFNPVQRTPLDRLLGRWSLDTSPMFQFLDMVSRVVSPYESNPFGFNPLRSILFECIDFPSLSQSPIKVFITATNVHTGRGRVFRNHELTPDVLLASACLPTMFQAIEIDGIPYWDGGFAGNPTLTPLVRDVETDDIILVQINPRQRNETPRTTAEILNRLNEISFNSPLMKELRMIALLRNATNPNSKESRHWANIRSHLIMTEMMNDLNYSSKLNAEWAFVDMLKAEGRRVTHEFLAAHADDIGKRATFDIDILASEC, from the coding sequence ATGACGTCTGCCGATCATCCGGATACGCCGATCAAGAAACGTCCCGTCGCATTGGCTTTGCAGGGGGGCGGCTCGCATGGGGCTTTTACCTGGGGTGTGCTCGACCGGTTGCTTGAGGAACCCTGGCTGGAGATCGAAGGGATTTCGGGCACGTCAGCGGGTGCGATGAATGCGGCGATTCTGGCAGATGGTTGGATCAAGGGAGGCGCTCAAGGCGCGCGCGAAGCGCTCGATAACTATTGGAGCCGCGTAGCCAAAGCTGCGGCCTTCAACCCGGTCCAACGTACACCTCTCGATCGGCTGCTCGGCCGCTGGTCTCTCGACACGTCGCCGATGTTCCAATTCTTGGATATGGTGTCGCGCGTAGTGTCACCTTATGAGAGCAATCCCTTTGGCTTTAATCCCTTGCGTTCCATTCTCTTCGAATGCATCGATTTCCCGAGTCTAAGCCAATCGCCCATCAAAGTGTTCATCACCGCGACCAATGTTCATACCGGACGTGGGCGCGTCTTTCGCAATCATGAACTGACTCCCGACGTCCTCCTCGCTTCCGCCTGTTTGCCGACCATGTTTCAGGCGATCGAGATCGACGGGATCCCTTATTGGGATGGCGGTTTCGCGGGTAATCCCACGCTGACACCCTTGGTCAGGGATGTTGAAACGGATGATATTATTCTGGTGCAGATCAATCCGCGCCAACGGAATGAAACCCCCCGCACGACCGCTGAAATTCTCAATCGGCTGAATGAAATTTCCTTCAACTCGCCTCTCATGAAGGAATTGCGCATGATCGCCTTGTTGCGCAATGCAACCAATCCGAACAGCAAGGAAAGTCGGCATTGGGCCAATATCCGCTCGCATTTGATCATGACCGAAATGATGAATGACTTGAATTATTCCTCGAAATTGAATGCGGAATGGGCCTTCGTTGACATGCTGAAAGCCGAAGGGCGCCGCGTGACGCATGAATTTCTGGCCGCTCATGCCGATGATATTGGTAAACGCGCCACATTCGATATCGATATTCTGGCATCGGAATGCTGA
- a CDS encoding AAA-associated domain-containing protein: MVEIRSPFTQSASQILVEAKDICQSYRTGSGETGPLVLDHVGLTLREGEIIGLLGRSGCGKSSLLRIVSGLVLPASGNLTYLGEPVTGPVDGVAMVFQSFALFPWLTVLANVELGLRARKVGREEARARALKAIDLIGLDGFESAYPKELSGGMRQRVGFARALVVDPNILLMDEPFSALDVLTAETLRTDLLDLWVEGRLPIKSILMVTHNIEEAVLMCNRIIVLSSNPGRISAEIPVTMQHPRNRLDPEFRQLVDKIYALMTKRPEPGPVGREAGFPGLGLGMSLPIISTNTLAGMIEEIAADPYKGQAALPELADSLQMEIDDLFPVGETLQLLRFAELGDGAIKLTPQGLRFADEEVDIRKQLFGAHLLAHVPLAAHIKAVLDERQNHRAKASRFLEELEDYMSDDYAEQTLKSVINWGRYGELFAYDENSTTFSLENPQ; the protein is encoded by the coding sequence ATGGTGGAAATACGGTCCCCGTTCACTCAATCCGCCTCCCAAATCCTGGTCGAGGCCAAGGACATTTGCCAAAGTTACCGCACAGGCTCAGGCGAGACCGGTCCGCTCGTGCTCGATCATGTGGGCCTCACTTTGCGCGAGGGAGAGATTATCGGTCTTCTCGGGCGCTCGGGCTGCGGGAAATCGTCCCTGCTCCGGATCGTTTCGGGTCTGGTGCTGCCGGCCTCGGGCAACCTCACCTATCTCGGCGAGCCCGTTACCGGACCTGTCGACGGTGTCGCCATGGTTTTCCAGAGTTTCGCGCTCTTTCCCTGGCTTACGGTGCTCGCCAATGTCGAACTTGGGCTGCGGGCCCGCAAAGTCGGCCGGGAGGAAGCACGGGCGCGCGCGTTGAAGGCGATCGATCTGATCGGGCTGGATGGTTTTGAATCCGCCTATCCTAAGGAATTGTCGGGTGGCATGCGCCAGCGCGTCGGTTTTGCGCGCGCCCTCGTCGTCGATCCGAATATTCTTTTGATGGACGAGCCTTTCTCGGCGCTCGATGTCCTCACCGCCGAAACCCTGCGCACCGACCTGCTTGATCTCTGGGTCGAGGGACGGCTGCCGATCAAATCGATCCTGATGGTCACCCACAATATCGAAGAAGCCGTCTTGATGTGCAATCGCATCATCGTGCTGTCTTCCAATCCGGGCCGCATCAGCGCCGAAATACCCGTGACCATGCAGCATCCACGCAATCGGTTGGATCCAGAATTCCGCCAATTGGTCGATAAGATCTATGCGCTTATGACCAAACGGCCTGAGCCCGGCCCCGTCGGCCGTGAAGCGGGTTTCCCGGGCCTTGGGCTCGGAATGTCATTGCCGATCATTTCGACCAATACGCTCGCCGGCATGATCGAGGAAATCGCCGCCGATCCTTATAAGGGCCAGGCGGCGCTGCCGGAGCTCGCCGACAGTCTGCAAATGGAAATCGACGATCTGTTTCCGGTCGGAGAGACCTTGCAGCTTCTTCGTTTCGCAGAGCTCGGCGATGGCGCGATCAAATTGACTCCGCAAGGACTGCGCTTTGCCGATGAGGAAGTGGATATCCGCAAGCAGCTTTTCGGGGCGCATCTTCTGGCCCATGTGCCGCTCGCGGCCCATATCAAGGCCGTGCTTGACGAGCGCCAGAACCATCGGGCCAAGGCCAGCCGGTTCCTTGAGGAACTCGAGGATTACATGTCGGACGATTATGCCGAGCAGACGTTGAAAAGCGTCATCAATTGGGGCCGTTATGGCGAGCTCTTCGCCTATGATGAAAATTCGACGACCTTCAGCTTGGAAAATCCACAATAG
- a CDS encoding acid phosphatase: MKTQFHFLILTASGLILSPAAHALDTNPPGYEQPQEVQDSTTPRFQAKLNQIQNIVVIYAENRSFDHLYGNFPGVDGLRDLKLEQITQRDRDGSVLKELPVIWGGLTGPGVTPAITEAQTAHLPNTTFKIDAPDGFNASLSVMTRDLVHRFYQDQMQINGGKSDRYVAYADSGALVMGYYDVSKLPLWSVAQRYTLADHFFQGAFGGSFLNHLALICACTPYYPNLNKSPAASRISAVEADGVTLKLAANSPASALVGPPKFVNDGAFTPDFYAVNTMQPPYQPSAVKPATGGDPRYADPSNASTLPPQTQKTIGDLLSAKGISWAWYSGAWQATLDGQNGATVPNFQYHHQPFNYFAAYAPGTPERAEHLLDGGLNGEEFIKAIDAGKLPQVAFYKPQGNLNEHAGYTDVTSGDQHIADIIAHLEKSPQWGRMVVIVTYDENGGWWDHLAPPKADRWGPGTRIPALIVSPFAKKNYVDHTPYDTTSIIRFITKRFHLRALPGLARRDNAMAQAGEPKLGDLTDALELRGNY, from the coding sequence ATGAAAACGCAGTTTCATTTCTTAATATTGACGGCGAGCGGGCTGATTCTGTCCCCCGCAGCCCATGCCTTGGACACGAATCCGCCCGGCTATGAGCAGCCGCAGGAAGTCCAGGACAGCACCACCCCGCGCTTCCAGGCCAAACTCAATCAGATCCAAAATATCGTCGTTATTTATGCGGAAAACCGCAGCTTCGACCATCTCTACGGTAATTTCCCGGGCGTTGATGGTTTGCGCGATCTTAAGCTCGAGCAGATCACTCAGCGCGATCGCGATGGGTCGGTCCTGAAGGAACTGCCGGTCATCTGGGGTGGTCTGACGGGTCCCGGCGTGACGCCGGCCATCACGGAAGCACAGACGGCTCATTTGCCGAATACGACTTTCAAAATCGATGCTCCGGATGGCTTCAATGCCTCCTTGAGTGTCATGACGCGGGATCTCGTGCATCGCTTCTATCAAGACCAGATGCAGATCAACGGCGGCAAAAGCGATCGTTACGTCGCCTATGCGGATTCCGGCGCCCTGGTCATGGGCTATTATGACGTTTCAAAACTGCCGCTCTGGTCGGTCGCGCAGCGCTACACGCTCGCCGATCATTTCTTCCAGGGCGCTTTTGGCGGCTCCTTCCTCAATCACCTCGCTCTGATCTGTGCGTGCACGCCCTATTATCCGAATTTGAACAAGAGCCCCGCCGCGTCGCGTATCAGTGCTGTTGAGGCTGATGGCGTCACCCTCAAACTGGCCGCCAATTCGCCGGCTTCGGCGCTCGTTGGCCCTCCTAAATTTGTGAACGACGGCGCTTTCACGCCGGATTTCTACGCCGTCAATACGATGCAGCCTCCCTATCAGCCGAGCGCCGTCAAGCCAGCCACGGGCGGAGATCCGCGTTATGCCGATCCGTCCAATGCCTCGACCTTGCCGCCCCAAACGCAGAAGACGATCGGCGATCTGCTCAGCGCCAAGGGTATTAGCTGGGCTTGGTATAGCGGCGCCTGGCAGGCTACGCTCGATGGTCAGAATGGTGCGACCGTCCCGAATTTCCAATACCATCATCAACCGTTCAACTATTTCGCGGCCTATGCTCCCGGGACACCGGAGCGCGCCGAGCATTTGCTGGACGGCGGCTTGAATGGTGAGGAATTCATCAAGGCGATCGATGCCGGCAAATTGCCGCAAGTGGCCTTCTATAAGCCGCAGGGTAATTTGAACGAACATGCGGGCTATACCGATGTGACATCCGGCGATCAGCATATTGCCGATATCATTGCCCATCTCGAAAAAAGCCCCCAATGGGGTCGTATGGTCGTCATCGTCACCTATGACGAAAATGGCGGCTGGTGGGATCACCTTGCGCCTCCGAAGGCGGATCGTTGGGGACCCGGCACCCGTATTCCGGCGCTGATCGTCTCTCCGTTCGCGAAGAAGAACTACGTCGACCACACGCCTTACGATACGACTTCGATCATCCGGTTCATTACGAAGCGTTTCCATCTTCGCGCTCTGCCAGGACTTGCCCGCAGGGATAATGCGATGGCCCAAGCCGGCGAGCCAAAATTGGGTGATCTGACCGATGCCCTTGAACTCAGGGGTAATTACTAA